TATTCTAGAGACTGCGTTCCCAAGCAGTACTGCACCTTCAATGGAAGCATGGGATTTGCCCAAAACATCCGCGCAAGAATCGGCTTCAGCTGCTGCTCTACCGACAATTGCTTACCTTCACTACCCGCACGTAAGCATCAAGATTCAAACTAATCTCtctgcattttattaatattgttttgatttttcccctattttttctttttaaataataaaaaaatagttacatttgtatttttacgtcatcttatttttttttagcttagtTGCTCCTTTTGTTAAAAATTGCGTTCCATTTTTATGCCATCTTAAGTTTTAgcttacttttttcctttacaaaaaaaaataccgtatttatcggcgtataacacgcacttttttttaagtaaaatatgaagctgaaaccctacctacCGAtgaatcctagagctgcacaatcttcccctgcacagctctTTCGCGCGCCCTCTCTGATGCTGGGAGCCGGGTGATGACGTCACTCCGGCCccggcatcagcacaaaaagtaaaatgctggaagataaagaggacccataCCAGATCTCCTAAAAGGTAGGGAGTCTGGATGGGCCTCTTAAATAttggcaatatataaaattaatgtttgtctctctgaatgagtgtgtgtatgtctgagtgtgtgtgtgtgtctgagtgtgtgtttgtcagcTTTGCAGACTCACTGAGCTCCTCCTTTTTGCATCCCTGAGAACCCCCTCCACCTGCCCCCGCACATTGAGGGGCTCGGGCATGGAAGCAATTGAGTTTGAAACTCAAATAAATCCCACTTGGACCACCAGGGATTTTTAACCCCTACTGGTTAACCAGGGATCTTAACTACCTGTctgctggaataaaaaaataaaatgtactataCTGTAAACAGATTGTGGTATAAATgtcataaaaaatgttataatgtaataaatattattccaacatcAAGTTCAGACCTTCcaagtcatttatttaaaaaaaaattttttttactcaaatgAGGGTGAGTGTTATACACCACTGCGTGTTACatgccgataaatacggtacattggtcattttatattattttctttttttaaaaaaaatatttttcccttttttttaaaaaaatgtagttacGTTTGTGTCTTTTTACGCTCATTCAGCTCCTTTGAATGTTTCCGCTCATAAGAAAATGActattaatatatgtgtgtaatatccTTATTTAAAGTGGCGGCTGAAAATAATCAGCCCAACGGATTGGTCTGTCGCAGTTGCATTTCTGCAGACTCTGAATGGTGCTACACGGATGATACCATACAGTGCACCGGAGACGAAAACATGTGTCTTCTTCAAACTACAAAAAATAGAGGTAAAAACCATTACTTTCCCCCCAAATATAGAACTTCcccgcagatcggccccatctggcccccgtctagtctgtctgtttctcctgctgtaaagactcaatccttaatcagtggttggtctcgtctttgatTGGTGTCTCTGTGataatttcatattaaatatttattttcgaCAGGATCCGTATCAAGTTCTACGGCATTCCGTGGATGCGCCACTAAAAGCATCTGCAATCTCGGGAGCCAGGCTGTGACAGCTGATCAGATCAGCGTTGACACAAACTATCAGTGCACCAGCGGAAGCGTTGCTGTCTTCGGCGGGGTCTTCCTTCCCCTTCTTCTTGGTATTGTGCTGACTAAACTCCtgtgttaaaaattaaaaaaaaatgatggccCCGCTGCTTCCGCGATTCAATCAATTTACCAATcgcttatatgtttttttatagtttttaatgttttttttttcttttgcgaGAGGGAGAAGGTGGAAGATCGGCCTTTGAATTATAAATGGAGCAGGAGGCGCTTTTTAGTGTGTCGGTATTGGAATGGCGAGGCTTGTTGAGTAATCGGGGAGTTGTCGGCAGTCTGGCCTTTCGTTACGCCGGGCAATTGTCCagaatgtaacaatgtaacatcCAGCCGGCCTTTGTATTTATGTCATTTTGCacccgctggccttaaagtgccaggaccgcTTAGTCATCCCCTGGTTGTAGATGAGGTAACGTTATGTATCTTGTTTACTTAACTGTACCTCACAAAGGGCCATTGTCAGCTCAAGATACTCTAAAGAAGATGGCCCAGCATATTTATGCATTATTCAGGGACATTTTGGCCCTTCGTGCTGGAGAAGCCTACTGGGGTTGACCCTCTTAATGATCATTTACTCTTCTATTATAATAACAGAGGCCATCGAGCACacctttaaaaatggccgacAAGCTGGTGCCTTCCAGTTATCTTTATTGCTCCCTGTGTGCATCTACCTGCTGGATACACGAGGTCGCAAGCTACAAAAGTCTAGGCAAGTGATGCCAGAGCgtagtatgatgtcacaaatatCCAACGGCGGACATACGCGGTTTCTCGGACCTTGGTTGCCAGGGTCGGTTCTCATCCCTAGTCAGTTCCAAAGGCAGAGAATAAAAGTGGCTCTCCGACTACGGAATTAGAAGATCCATAATCCCACATTTTAGGACAAAATGCATCTTCTTGTTGGTATCGCTGGCCAACAAAGTAAAAACGAGATGGAAAAGCACAGTGTTCCAGGAGTGACAATAATGTAAATCAAgttaaattccaaaaaaaatccatatatttGTTGTCTCGTTTCTTCTCTAAACTGGTTCCAGTGGTTCtgatattaaaaagacaagacCGCTGAAGTCTGTTTTGGCTCCTTAGGGGGTCGTCGTTACTCTGACTATTTATATCATGGTTGCTGTACTAGGGGCGGGGGGGATTGGCAGATCATCAAATATGCCAGGAATTTTTGTAGCttttgtcatcatcatcatcatcatcataagaACTCTCCCACAGAACATGATTTTCAATGTTATTGTTccgcataattatttttcttactataaattacagatttttatgttaaaaaatgtgcacgtCTTGGTTGAAATACTTGATTTGAAAGACTTGATGCATCACTGTATTGCTTCTTActattaaatgtttgtttaaaacaaaatctggATCGTTCAATGtttgattttccttttttttttttattcacttgctacattttcacatttattttttttatatcattgttAAAGTGACCTTTGACTTCTCACATACTTTGTTAGAGAACACAGCaagcattaacatttttatctatATAATGCCACTCCAGGAATTATCGAATCTGGACTTGTTTCATTGTCGACTCTTTTTTACGTTACAGAGAGTGTGGCATATAAGTTGAACAGCCtcgcagcagaagtggtagaggttaaca
This window of the Spea bombifrons isolate aSpeBom1 chromosome 12, aSpeBom1.2.pri, whole genome shotgun sequence genome carries:
- the LOC128470705 gene encoding phospholipase A2 inhibitor 25 kDa subunit-like isoform X1, whose amino-acid sequence is MRSVFGFFCTLSALISTCHSLSCIRCISMTTDSCNGPSITCPADQVCGASYTLTTASGVTASQTYSRDCVPKQYCTFNGSMGFAQNIRARIGFSCCSTDNCLPSLPALAAENNQPNGLVCRSCISADSEWCYTDDTIQCTGDENMCLLQTTKNRGSVSSSTAFRGCATKSICNLGSQAVTADQISVDTNYQCTSGSVAVFGGVFLPLLLGIVLTKLLC